The Virgibacillus sp. MSP4-1 genome has a segment encoding these proteins:
- a CDS encoding ABC transporter ATP-binding protein, which produces MDQLLKLENVFGGYTQKNVLKGISFDVRPHEIVGLIGLNGAGKSTSIKHIIGLMEPKKGTISINEQTFQESPEEYRKQFAYIPEMPVLYEELTLYEHLRLTAMAYDIPEDEFEKRIEPLLKEFRLEKKLKWFPVHFSKGMRQKVMIMCAFLIEPTLYIVDEPFVGLDPLGIKSYLQMMDNMKKQGAGVLMSTHILSTAERYCDRFVILHDGEVRAKGTLSELRKEFKMPDATLDDLYIQLTKEDQHV; this is translated from the coding sequence ATGGATCAATTGCTAAAGCTGGAGAATGTTTTTGGAGGATATACACAAAAGAATGTTTTAAAGGGGATATCCTTTGATGTACGCCCGCATGAAATTGTAGGATTAATCGGTCTTAACGGAGCCGGTAAAAGTACATCGATTAAACATATTATAGGCCTCATGGAGCCAAAAAAAGGGACCATATCCATTAATGAACAGACATTTCAGGAAAGCCCTGAAGAATACCGGAAGCAATTTGCTTATATTCCGGAAATGCCTGTTTTATATGAAGAACTGACACTATATGAACATTTGCGTCTGACTGCAATGGCCTATGATATACCAGAGGATGAGTTTGAAAAGAGAATCGAGCCCCTCCTAAAGGAATTTCGGTTAGAGAAAAAATTGAAGTGGTTCCCTGTTCATTTCTCAAAAGGGATGAGACAGAAAGTAATGATTATGTGTGCCTTTCTCATTGAACCAACCCTCTACATTGTCGATGAGCCTTTCGTCGGACTGGATCCATTAGGAATAAAATCCTATCTGCAAATGATGGATAATATGAAAAAGCAGGGAGCAGGTGTGCTGATGTCCACACATATACTCTCCACGGCCGAGCGGTACTGTGACCGTTTTGTAATCCTGCATGATGGAGAGGTCCGGGCAAAGGGGACACTGTCAGAGTTAAGAAAGGAATTTAAAATGCCGGATGCTACCCTGGATGATTTGTATATTCAATTGACGAAGGAAGATCAGCATGTTTAA
- a CDS encoding ABC transporter permease, whose product MIEAIKDKEKWIQRIQDFANSSLWILTRKEITDHIKSYRFNILMAIILLTCVGSLYTAFSSIRDVASNLENNQSLFLYLRVFTITGENGTLPSFVTFISFLGPLLGISLGFDAVNSERNKNTLLRIMSQPIPRDYIILSKFLGSLAVIAGFIFSLGLLVIGIGILSMGIPPTFGEVVRILTYLIMIIIYIGFWLSLSILFSIRFKQAATSALAGISIWLFFSIFYSIIVNLIVNASVPDQLFQGAASAGAQAESQQLLTTLMRFSPNYLFSEITTILLIPSFRTLGPISMEQLAGSVSAPLGLGQSLTIIWPQVIGILSAGMICFAIAYFIFLFQEIRS is encoded by the coding sequence GTGATTGAAGCTATTAAGGATAAGGAGAAGTGGATTCAGCGGATTCAGGATTTTGCCAACAGCTCCCTTTGGATATTGACCCGGAAAGAAATCACCGACCATATTAAAAGCTATCGTTTCAATATATTAATGGCTATTATTTTACTCACTTGTGTGGGGTCCTTGTATACGGCTTTCTCCTCTATTCGGGATGTAGCGTCTAATTTGGAAAATAATCAAAGCCTTTTTCTGTATCTGAGAGTATTCACGATTACAGGAGAAAATGGTACACTGCCATCTTTTGTGACGTTTATCAGTTTCCTTGGCCCTCTGCTTGGGATAAGTCTCGGTTTTGATGCGGTCAATAGTGAGAGAAATAAAAATACATTACTTCGGATTATGTCCCAGCCTATACCACGAGACTATATTATTTTGTCCAAGTTCCTGGGTTCGCTTGCTGTGATTGCTGGATTTATCTTTTCACTGGGACTCTTAGTGATCGGAATTGGAATTCTTTCAATGGGAATTCCCCCAACGTTTGGTGAGGTCGTTCGAATATTAACCTATTTAATTATGATTATCATCTATATCGGGTTTTGGCTATCGCTATCCATTCTTTTTTCAATACGCTTTAAGCAGGCAGCCACATCGGCGCTGGCAGGGATTTCCATTTGGTTGTTTTTCAGTATTTTCTATTCCATTATTGTCAACCTGATTGTGAATGCGTCAGTCCCTGATCAGTTATTTCAGGGAGCGGCTTCTGCGGGTGCCCAGGCTGAAAGTCAGCAGTTGTTAACAACATTGATGAGATTTTCACCGAATTATTTGTTTTCAGAAATTACGACCATCCTGCTTATTCCAAGTTTCAGGACGTTAGGTCCTATCTCTATGGAACAGCTGGCAGGAAGTGTTTCTGCTCCCCTGGGATTAGGACAGAGCTTAACAATTATCTGGCCACAGGTGATTGGGATTTTGTCAGCAGGAATGATTTGTTTTGCCATTGCCTACTTTATCTTTTTATTTCAGGAAATTCGTTCGTAA
- a CDS encoding glycine betaine/L-proline ABC transporter ATP-binding protein, which translates to MSKIKVDRLTKVFGKRPKQAVKYLDENKSKDEILEMTGMTVGVNQASFEVEDGEVFVIMGLSGSGKSTLVRMLNRLIEPTSGDIWLGDENVTEMNKEQLRNLRRKKMSMVFQNFALLPHKTIQKNTEYGLEIQGIDKETRAQKAQEALELVGLGNYLDKYPNELSGGMQQRVGLARALANDPEILLMDEAFSALDPLIRKDMQDELLDLQQSMSKTIIFITHDLDEALRIGDRIALMKDGSIVQVGTAEEILMDPANDYVERFVEDVDLSKVLTASHIMKRAESIAVDRGPKVALKLMREYGISTLYVVDKKKKLLGYVTADDAAAAAKEQKGLEEILTSDIPTVHPDTLLADVFVPLSDDKAPLSVVDDEGRLVGIIVRGSVIGALAGDNEALNGDGGVGANG; encoded by the coding sequence ATGAGTAAGATTAAAGTAGACCGATTAACAAAAGTTTTCGGTAAACGTCCGAAACAAGCCGTGAAATACCTCGATGAAAACAAATCGAAAGACGAAATTCTCGAGATGACAGGTATGACGGTTGGTGTCAATCAGGCATCGTTTGAAGTTGAGGACGGTGAAGTATTCGTTATTATGGGTTTATCCGGTAGTGGTAAATCTACACTTGTCCGTATGTTGAACAGGCTCATTGAACCAACTTCAGGGGATATATGGCTTGGAGATGAAAATGTTACGGAAATGAACAAAGAACAATTGCGTAACTTACGCAGAAAGAAAATGAGCATGGTTTTCCAAAACTTTGCCCTTCTCCCACATAAAACCATCCAAAAAAACACAGAGTATGGTCTTGAAATTCAGGGTATTGATAAAGAGACTCGTGCCCAAAAAGCACAGGAAGCACTCGAACTTGTTGGTTTAGGAAATTATCTTGATAAATATCCAAATGAACTTTCCGGTGGTATGCAGCAGCGTGTTGGACTTGCAAGAGCACTCGCTAACGATCCTGAAATTCTATTAATGGACGAAGCATTCAGTGCATTGGATCCATTGATTCGTAAAGATATGCAGGATGAGCTGCTGGATCTTCAGCAAAGTATGAGTAAAACGATTATCTTTATTACACACGACTTGGATGAGGCGCTTCGAATAGGTGACCGTATTGCATTGATGAAAGATGGAAGCATCGTTCAAGTTGGTACAGCTGAGGAGATACTGATGGACCCTGCTAACGATTATGTTGAGCGTTTCGTTGAGGATGTTGATTTATCCAAGGTCCTTACAGCTTCACATATTATGAAACGTGCAGAGAGTATCGCTGTGGACAGAGGTCCAAAAGTTGCCTTGAAGCTCATGAGAGAATATGGAATTTCCACTCTATATGTAGTGGATAAGAAGAAAAAATTACTCGGTTATGTAACAGCAGATGATGCAGCAGCAGCAGCGAAAGAACAAAAAGGTCTGGAAGAGATTTTAACTTCCGATATTCCAACAGTGCATCCAGATACCTTGCTTGCTGATGTGTTTGTCCCATTGTCTGATGATAAGGCACCACTGTCTGTTGTCGATGATGAAGGTCGACTTGTGGGAATTATTGTACGTGGATCTGTTATTGGTGCACTGGCTGGAGATAATGAGGCATTAAACGGAGATGGGGGTGTTGGAGCCAATGGATGA
- a CDS encoding glycine betaine ABC transporter substrate-binding protein translates to MFKKFKFLGLTAALLFALLLAACGGGESTDDSSDNADNGDNGNSGETSGVELGEKELEIPYVAWAGALARTPLVQQVLEEVGYTVETTQVEAGAMWSSVASDDSSFMTASWLPATHQSYWEQYKDDVEVAGEFVAQAPLALTVPSYMEDVNSIEDLKGNEELGKATEWQIIGIDPGAGIMQNTQTALETYGLENWTLTSSSEAAMLSELQTKIENEEPIIVPLWKPHWAFAEMDLKMLEDPEKVYGGDGDRIEAIAHKSFKEDSPAAYEVIQRLTEDYDTEMENKLLVAINGGAEPADAAAQFLEDNPDLLEKWTKDLGK, encoded by the coding sequence ATGTTTAAGAAATTTAAATTTCTTGGTTTAACCGCAGCACTATTATTCGCACTTCTTTTAGCAGCATGTGGTGGCGGTGAAAGCACCGATGATAGCAGCGATAATGCTGATAACGGTGACAACGGTAATTCTGGAGAAACTAGCGGTGTAGAACTTGGTGAGAAAGAATTAGAAATTCCGTATGTTGCATGGGCTGGAGCTCTAGCACGTACTCCATTAGTTCAACAGGTTCTTGAAGAGGTAGGATACACTGTAGAAACTACACAAGTAGAAGCAGGAGCAATGTGGTCAAGTGTTGCTAGTGATGATTCATCATTCATGACAGCTTCATGGCTGCCGGCTACTCACCAATCTTACTGGGAGCAATATAAGGATGATGTAGAAGTTGCTGGTGAATTTGTAGCACAAGCACCACTTGCATTAACTGTTCCATCTTACATGGAAGATGTAAACTCAATTGAAGACCTTAAAGGGAATGAAGAATTAGGTAAAGCAACAGAGTGGCAAATTATAGGTATCGATCCAGGTGCCGGAATTATGCAGAATACACAAACTGCACTTGAAACATATGGTCTGGAAAACTGGACATTGACTTCCAGTTCCGAAGCGGCTATGCTTTCTGAGCTGCAAACTAAGATTGAAAATGAAGAACCAATTATCGTACCACTTTGGAAGCCACATTGGGCATTTGCTGAAATGGATCTGAAAATGTTAGAAGATCCTGAAAAAGTTTATGGCGGTGATGGTGACCGCATCGAAGCTATTGCACATAAGAGCTTCAAGGAAGATTCACCTGCAGCTTACGAAGTCATTCAACGTCTAACTGAAGACTACGACACTGAAATGGAAAATAAACTTCTTGTAGCTATCAATGGTGGAGCTGAACCAGCTGATGCAGCAGCTCAATTCCTTGAAGACAATCCAGATCTTCTTGAAAAATGGACAAAAGATTTAGGAAAATAA
- a CDS encoding HIT family protein, whose translation MADCIFCKILDGEIPSAKIYEDDDVYAFLDISQVSKGHTLVIPKKHTENIFETDSEVAEKVFSRIPRIANALKKTYQPKGLNILQNNGEFAGQTVFHLHIHLIPRYDDDKDGFDLKWETHPDEYDLQQIAEEVTKNI comes from the coding sequence ATGGCGGATTGTATTTTTTGTAAGATTTTAGATGGTGAAATTCCCTCAGCAAAAATTTACGAAGATGATGATGTTTACGCCTTTCTCGATATCAGTCAGGTTTCCAAGGGGCATACCTTAGTGATTCCAAAAAAACATACAGAGAATATTTTTGAGACAGATTCGGAAGTTGCTGAGAAGGTATTTTCCAGAATTCCCAGGATAGCGAATGCTCTCAAAAAAACATACCAGCCTAAGGGCTTAAACATTTTGCAAAACAATGGAGAATTCGCCGGTCAGACCGTATTTCATTTACATATACATTTAATACCAAGGTATGATGATGACAAGGACGGGTTTGACCTGAAATGGGAAACACATCCAGATGAATACGACCTGCAGCAAATTGCAGAAGAAGTTACAAAAAACATTTGA
- a CDS encoding GbsR/MarR family transcriptional regulator, giving the protein MNVTTVENISNKIIIEFAKTIEMFGMAPLEARLFVYLYLKNKPQTLDEMGAALGKSKTSMSTSIRSLSDANLVTRVWRKGVRKDLYEANHQIFKTFMNNYINKWLDASAHQMDALETIQQEIHEHPNRKTSDLNELSDYLSQMIDFHIQLRESFRQLNVDD; this is encoded by the coding sequence ATGAACGTAACTACTGTAGAGAACATATCAAATAAAATTATTATTGAATTTGCCAAGACTATAGAAATGTTCGGAATGGCCCCACTTGAAGCTAGACTGTTCGTTTATTTGTATCTCAAGAATAAACCACAGACACTTGATGAAATGGGAGCAGCCCTGGGTAAAAGCAAAACCTCTATGAGCACGAGTATCAGAAGTTTGTCTGATGCGAATCTGGTTACACGTGTATGGAGAAAAGGTGTGCGCAAGGATTTATATGAAGCAAATCATCAGATATTTAAAACCTTTATGAACAACTATATCAACAAATGGCTCGATGCATCCGCACATCAAATGGACGCCCTTGAAACGATTCAGCAGGAGATCCACGAACATCCAAACCGTAAGACTTCAGACCTGAATGAGCTATCGGATTATCTTAGTCAAATGATTGATTTCCACATTCAGCTAAGGGAATCTTTCCGTCAATTAAACGTCGATGATTAA
- a CDS encoding NEW3 domain-containing protein has translation MFKRKSFILLTLFTLLLSMVMPYKATAAEGVTLYTPLTGLSLTPGETANYEVEIINESTQVKNLELAVRDLPKKWSYTMTADGYGVDHLSVKPNSTKNFQLDIEVPLKVEKGSYNFDVTATSETGAVTTLPMTVNITEQGVFKTELTSDQTNMEGDSESTFTYDVELLNRTASEQRYSLKADAPSGWQVNFKANGKDVTSVTVGSNQTSNITVEVVPSKQASKGTYEIPITAQAGQANAELTLESVITGTYGLELSTPDGRLSSDIQAGDTDVLTLEVKNTGTSKLENVELSAANIPSEWNVTFEPGTISEIPAGQSVKVDATVKASDKAIAGDYVVEMQASTAEATANSQFRMSVKTSMVWGFAGLAIIIAVVVGIIFLVRKYGRR, from the coding sequence ATGTTCAAACGTAAGTCTTTTATTTTGCTGACATTATTCACTCTTTTACTATCGATGGTGATGCCGTACAAAGCCACTGCGGCTGAAGGGGTGACCCTGTATACACCTCTGACCGGGCTGTCTCTTACCCCTGGAGAAACTGCAAATTATGAGGTTGAAATCATTAATGAATCAACCCAGGTGAAAAATTTAGAGTTGGCTGTCCGTGATTTGCCGAAAAAATGGAGCTATACGATGACAGCTGACGGCTACGGAGTGGATCATTTATCTGTAAAGCCTAATTCCACGAAGAACTTTCAACTGGATATTGAAGTTCCGCTAAAAGTAGAAAAAGGGTCTTACAATTTTGACGTTACAGCCACTTCTGAAACAGGAGCGGTCACTACTTTACCTATGACCGTTAACATCACAGAACAAGGGGTATTCAAAACAGAATTAACTTCTGATCAGACAAATATGGAAGGAGACTCAGAGTCAACATTTACATACGATGTGGAACTGCTCAATCGTACAGCCAGTGAACAGCGCTACTCCTTAAAAGCTGATGCCCCAAGCGGATGGCAGGTGAATTTTAAAGCGAATGGAAAAGATGTAACGAGCGTCACAGTTGGATCCAATCAAACCTCAAATATTACTGTGGAGGTTGTCCCTTCTAAACAGGCAAGTAAGGGTACCTATGAAATTCCGATTACAGCACAGGCAGGTCAGGCAAATGCGGAGCTTACCCTGGAGTCTGTGATAACCGGTACTTATGGACTCGAGCTGTCAACCCCTGACGGAAGGTTAAGCTCAGACATACAAGCAGGGGATACAGATGTTCTAACACTTGAGGTAAAAAATACTGGTACGAGTAAGCTGGAAAATGTAGAGTTATCAGCTGCGAATATCCCATCGGAATGGAATGTTACCTTTGAACCCGGGACGATCAGTGAAATCCCGGCTGGACAGTCGGTTAAGGTAGATGCAACGGTTAAGGCCAGTGATAAGGCGATTGCCGGGGATTATGTAGTGGAAATGCAAGCATCCACCGCTGAAGCAACCGCAAATTCACAGTTTCGCATGAGTGTGAAGACATCGATGGTATGGGGCTTTGCAGGTCTGGCCATTATTATTGCTGTCGTTGTGGGTATAATCTTCCTCGTCAGAAAATATGGGAGGAGATAA
- a CDS encoding tryptophan transporter: MKMDTRVLILLSLFIGIGTVLHLVMPGVLFGMKPDLQLAMMFLGILLFPKVQYVLVLSVATGLLTALTTTMPGGQISNLIDKPITAFVFFGLYVLLSKGVKEVISAPIMTAIGTMISGAIFLSVALFILGVELGAGFGALFASVVIPATIANTIIIFVVYPILQSIMKRSAISLQKA; the protein is encoded by the coding sequence ATGAAAATGGATACACGTGTTTTAATTTTGCTTTCCCTGTTTATCGGGATTGGTACGGTGTTGCACCTGGTAATGCCCGGAGTTCTTTTCGGAATGAAGCCTGATCTTCAACTGGCGATGATGTTCCTGGGGATTCTCTTATTTCCTAAGGTACAATATGTACTCGTACTTTCCGTAGCTACAGGACTGCTAACCGCACTAACAACGACAATGCCTGGTGGACAGATTTCAAATCTCATTGATAAACCAATTACTGCCTTTGTATTCTTTGGACTTTATGTATTGTTATCCAAAGGAGTGAAAGAAGTTATTTCAGCACCAATCATGACTGCCATAGGAACCATGATTAGTGGAGCGATATTCTTGTCCGTTGCACTATTTATTCTCGGTGTTGAACTGGGAGCAGGCTTTGGCGCATTGTTTGCCTCAGTCGTCATCCCGGCAACAATTGCCAATACCATTATAATATTCGTTGTCTATCCAATTCTTCAGTCCATCATGAAACGGTCCGCAATCTCATTGCAAAAGGCATAA
- a CDS encoding ABC transporter ATP-binding protein: protein MEETMIQLKNITKQYKENKAVKQLDLSIQKGEVFGLLGPNGAGKSTTIYMILGLTEPTEGEVHVSGIHATNKPIEVKKKVGFLPDNVGFYEDMTGMENLILTGKLNGLSRLDAEKKATHWLEQVRMDHAAGKKVGEYSRGMRQRLGLADILMKDPEVVIMDEPTLGIDPKGINELLELIRNLSVDHGLTILLSSHQLHQVQQICDRVGIFVKGELLSYGDIGDLQRALLDETSFLYKAEIKGPNHQLVEKLSMEPGVESIDWDEEAYYIRLNKEDQGELAKFFISNQYDLLSLKRMSYGLDDIYQRYFEGGEISD, encoded by the coding sequence ATGGAAGAGACTATGATTCAATTAAAAAATATCACCAAGCAATATAAAGAGAATAAGGCAGTTAAACAATTAGATCTTTCCATTCAAAAAGGTGAGGTATTTGGATTATTAGGACCAAATGGTGCAGGTAAATCCACTACGATTTATATGATATTAGGTCTGACCGAGCCTACAGAAGGGGAAGTACACGTGAGTGGCATCCATGCAACAAACAAACCTATAGAAGTCAAGAAAAAGGTAGGCTTTCTTCCGGACAATGTTGGATTTTATGAGGATATGACCGGTATGGAAAATTTAATTCTAACCGGGAAATTAAATGGTTTAAGCCGTTTGGATGCCGAAAAAAAAGCGACTCATTGGCTGGAACAGGTTCGTATGGATCACGCAGCTGGTAAAAAAGTTGGAGAATACTCCCGCGGGATGAGACAGAGATTAGGACTTGCCGACATCCTGATGAAGGATCCGGAAGTGGTTATTATGGATGAGCCCACTCTGGGAATTGACCCAAAAGGGATTAATGAGCTTTTGGAGTTAATCCGGAACCTTAGTGTTGATCATGGGTTAACAATTTTACTCTCCTCTCACCAGCTGCACCAGGTACAGCAGATTTGTGATCGTGTCGGTATCTTTGTAAAAGGCGAACTGCTTTCCTACGGGGATATAGGGGATTTACAAAGGGCATTGTTAGATGAGACATCCTTTTTATATAAAGCAGAAATAAAGGGTCCAAATCATCAGCTTGTTGAAAAGCTAAGTATGGAACCAGGTGTAGAGTCTATTGATTGGGATGAAGAAGCCTATTACATTAGACTCAATAAAGAAGATCAAGGGGAGTTGGCTAAATTTTTCATTTCCAATCAATATGATTTGCTGTCCCTGAAGCGAATGTCTTATGGTCTTGATGATATTTACCAGCGCTATTTTGAGGGAGGTGAAATCAGTGATTGA
- a CDS encoding YtxH domain-containing protein: MSKGKSILLGLVFGGVIGASTTLLTTPSSGQDIRRRARDQSVKLKQTIEELSNEGLDLKNQLTKTTKEGAVLLKELSHDVKESIENWKKTIEPHQENIQEHLKNVEDSLKELEEKMNDSKKENE, encoded by the coding sequence ATGTCAAAAGGAAAATCAATATTACTTGGCCTCGTTTTTGGTGGTGTCATCGGTGCATCCACCACTCTACTAACAACACCATCTTCCGGACAAGACATACGCAGAAGAGCGAGAGATCAAAGTGTAAAGCTTAAACAAACAATTGAAGAATTAAGTAATGAAGGTCTTGATCTGAAAAATCAATTGACTAAAACAACCAAAGAAGGTGCGGTTCTTCTAAAAGAACTGTCCCATGATGTAAAAGAATCCATTGAAAATTGGAAAAAGACAATTGAACCACATCAGGAAAATATCCAGGAGCATTTAAAAAATGTAGAGGATAGCCTGAAGGAATTAGAAGAAAAAATGAATGATTCTAAAAAAGAAAACGAATAA
- a CDS encoding proline/glycine betaine ABC transporter permease: protein MDETQLFPKLPLAEWVEWFEELLKTYLSGFFDGITSIIEFVTENFVLLLTLIPPYVLIILIALLAWWVVNYKLGIFAIIGLGLINNLGLWPELIDTIALVIISVLISMIIGIPIGIWMSQKNSVQSIITPILDFMQTMPAFVYLIPAVVFFSLGMVPGVVATIIFSMPPTVRLTNLGIRQVDQELIEASNAYGSTTGQRLTKVQIPLAMPTIMAGINQTIMLSLSMVVIASMVGAPGLGTIVYRAVTQVDVGLGFEGGLSLVILAMLLDRISQGANKK, encoded by the coding sequence ATGGATGAGACTCAACTATTTCCTAAACTCCCATTAGCAGAATGGGTTGAATGGTTTGAAGAGCTTTTAAAGACTTATCTATCTGGATTTTTTGATGGAATTACAAGCATTATCGAATTTGTAACAGAGAATTTTGTGCTTTTACTAACATTGATACCACCTTATGTATTAATTATTCTGATTGCATTGTTGGCCTGGTGGGTAGTGAACTATAAACTGGGTATATTTGCTATTATAGGTCTAGGACTTATTAATAACCTGGGTCTCTGGCCTGAATTAATTGATACTATAGCCCTTGTCATTATATCAGTATTGATCTCCATGATTATTGGTATTCCAATTGGGATATGGATGTCACAGAAGAACTCTGTACAGTCCATTATCACGCCGATTCTTGACTTTATGCAGACAATGCCGGCATTTGTTTACTTAATACCGGCAGTTGTTTTCTTCAGCCTTGGTATGGTACCAGGTGTTGTGGCAACGATTATCTTCTCGATGCCACCTACTGTAAGGCTGACAAACCTTGGTATTCGTCAGGTTGATCAAGAGCTTATTGAAGCATCAAACGCTTATGGTTCAACAACCGGACAGAGATTGACGAAGGTACAGATACCGTTGGCTATGCCAACGATTATGGCTGGTATTAACCAGACCATTATGCTATCCCTTTCAATGGTTGTTATTGCTTCCATGGTAGGGGCACCTGGTCTTGGAACCATTGTTTACAGAGCTGTAACACAGGTTGATGTTGGACTAGGATTTGAAGGTGGTTTATCCCTTGTTATTCTTGCGATGTTACTTGATCGTATCTCTCAAGGGGCAAATAAAAAATAA
- a CDS encoding ABC transporter permease, with product MFNAKELWKKRLGAHLKETGRYMRLIFNDHLAFALLFFIAAFAYFYQQWLENLPENFPVAWIMGIVLGLLVTHSPVRTLLQEADTVFLLPAEHKMGSYFRMAFWYSFFTQLYSLALGYAALSPLYLTAYSGRGGEWLIYLAVILIILKVWNLLLGWWLLKERDVQYRWMDTILRTVLNILIVCFFIQGDAILYVSMMTIIFTGYFLWLYQVYRKKQGVAWDLLIEKEEASMQSFYRIANMFTDVPHLKKKAKKRHALVRMLIQPVPFGQRQTFTYLYRITFVRSSDYLGMYVRLLFIAAFFIFWIPIIWFKLVFALLFIYLSGFQLITLWNHHKTIDWLDLYPIPKEVRKRSLQQFLRFVMLIKTFILGFLMLGAASWQGMVLLWALGGLFTLVFVNTYVKSRLERKRTI from the coding sequence ATGTTTAATGCCAAAGAATTATGGAAAAAACGATTAGGGGCTCATCTGAAAGAAACCGGGCGGTATATGCGTCTCATTTTTAATGACCATCTAGCTTTTGCCTTGTTGTTTTTTATTGCCGCTTTTGCTTACTTTTATCAGCAATGGCTTGAGAATTTGCCGGAAAATTTTCCTGTTGCATGGATTATGGGAATTGTCTTAGGTTTGCTGGTCACTCATAGTCCAGTCCGAACCCTGTTGCAGGAAGCAGACACCGTGTTTCTTCTGCCTGCCGAGCATAAGATGGGAAGCTATTTTCGGATGGCATTCTGGTACAGTTTTTTTACTCAGCTTTACTCGTTAGCACTGGGGTATGCAGCATTAAGTCCCCTTTATTTAACGGCTTATTCGGGCAGGGGAGGTGAATGGCTGATTTACCTCGCTGTCATACTGATTATCCTTAAAGTGTGGAATCTGCTTTTAGGCTGGTGGTTATTGAAAGAGCGGGATGTCCAATATCGCTGGATGGATACTATTTTACGTACTGTCCTGAACATATTAATTGTGTGCTTTTTTATCCAGGGGGATGCCATTCTTTACGTCAGTATGATGACGATCATATTTACAGGATACTTCCTGTGGCTGTATCAGGTTTACCGGAAAAAGCAGGGGGTTGCCTGGGACTTACTGATTGAAAAAGAGGAAGCGAGCATGCAGTCCTTTTACAGAATAGCAAATATGTTTACGGATGTACCGCATTTAAAGAAAAAGGCTAAAAAACGACATGCACTTGTCCGTATGCTCATTCAGCCCGTACCTTTCGGGCAGAGGCAGACCTTCACGTATTTATATCGGATAACGTTTGTGAGAAGCAGTGATTATCTTGGGATGTATGTAAGATTACTTTTCATTGCAGCATTCTTTATATTCTGGATACCGATAATTTGGTTCAAGCTGGTCTTTGCCTTGTTGTTCATCTATTTGAGTGGATTTCAGCTTATTACGCTTTGGAATCACCATAAGACGATTGACTGGCTGGATCTGTACCCTATTCCCAAAGAAGTAAGAAAGCGTTCTTTACAGCAGTTTTTACGGTTTGTCATGCTTATAAAGACATTTATTTTAGGCTTTCTAATGCTTGGGGCTGCATCCTGGCAGGGAATGGTTCTGTTATGGGCTCTGGGTGGATTATTTACTCTCGTATTTGTGAATACATATGTGAAGAGCAGGCTGGAACGAAAACGGACAATATAG